In a genomic window of Passer domesticus isolate bPasDom1 chromosome 3, bPasDom1.hap1, whole genome shotgun sequence:
- the AKIRIN2 gene encoding akirin-2 isoform X2, with product MACGATLKRTLDFDPLLSPASPKRRRCAPLSAPASAASSSFAAAASSPQKYLRMEPSPFGEVSSRLTTEQILYNIKQEYKRMQKRRHLENSFQQTDPCCSTDAQPHAFLLTGPALPASSPLKKEQPLFTLRQVGMICERLLKEREEKIREEYEEILTTKLAEQYDAFVKFTHDQIMRRYGEQPASYVS from the exons ATGGCTTGCGGCGCCACTTTGAAAAGGACTCTGGATTTCGACCCGCTGCTGAGCCCGGCGTCCCCGAAGCGAAGGCGATGTGCGCCATTGTCAGCCCCGGCCTcagccgcctcctcctccttcgCCGCCGCTGCCTCCTCCCCGCAGAAATACCTGCGCATGGAGCCCTCGCCCTTCGGAGAGGTGTCCTCCCGGCTCACCACAG agCAAATTCTGTACAACATAAAACAGGAGTACAAACGCATGCAGAAGAGAAGACATTTAGAAAATAGCTTCCAGCAGACAGATCCTTGTTGTTCTACTGATGCACAGCCACATGCATTTCTCCTCACTGGACCAGCTTTGCCAG CATCATCACCATTGAAAAAAGAACAGCCCCTGTTTACTCTCAGACAAGTTGGAATGATCTGTGAACGTTTGCTGAAAGAACGTGAAGAGAAAATCCGTGAAGAGTATGAAGAAATTTTGACCACAAAACTTGCAG AACAATATGACGCATTTGTGAAGTTCACGCATGATCAGATCATGCGACGATATGGAGAACAGCCTGCCAGTT aTGTTTCATGA
- the AKIRIN2 gene encoding akirin-2 isoform X1, which translates to MACGATLKRTLDFDPLLSPASPKRRRCAPLSAPASAASSSFAAAASSPQKYLRMEPSPFGEVSSRLTTEQILYNIKQEYKRMQKRRHLENSFQQTDPCCSTDAQPHAFLLTGPALPGTSSAASSPLKKEQPLFTLRQVGMICERLLKEREEKIREEYEEILTTKLAEQYDAFVKFTHDQIMRRYGEQPASYVS; encoded by the exons ATGGCTTGCGGCGCCACTTTGAAAAGGACTCTGGATTTCGACCCGCTGCTGAGCCCGGCGTCCCCGAAGCGAAGGCGATGTGCGCCATTGTCAGCCCCGGCCTcagccgcctcctcctccttcgCCGCCGCTGCCTCCTCCCCGCAGAAATACCTGCGCATGGAGCCCTCGCCCTTCGGAGAGGTGTCCTCCCGGCTCACCACAG agCAAATTCTGTACAACATAAAACAGGAGTACAAACGCATGCAGAAGAGAAGACATTTAGAAAATAGCTTCCAGCAGACAGATCCTTGTTGTTCTACTGATGCACAGCCACATGCATTTCTCCTCACTGGACCAGCTTTGCCAG GTACTTCATCTGCAGCATCATCACCATTGAAAAAAGAACAGCCCCTGTTTACTCTCAGACAAGTTGGAATGATCTGTGAACGTTTGCTGAAAGAACGTGAAGAGAAAATCCGTGAAGAGTATGAAGAAATTTTGACCACAAAACTTGCAG AACAATATGACGCATTTGTGAAGTTCACGCATGATCAGATCATGCGACGATATGGAGAACAGCCTGCCAGTT aTGTTTCATGA